The following coding sequences lie in one Polynucleobacter necessarius genomic window:
- a CDS encoding 4a-hydroxytetrahydrobiopterin dehydratase has product MKIEELNVVAELPLWSLLAEGKAITREFVFVDFKQAFEFMTLSAQYAEQINHHPDWSNSWNKVTVQLSTHSVAALTTLDVQLAKAMDAFADKVMNAN; this is encoded by the coding sequence TAGTAGCAGAGCTTCCCTTGTGGTCACTATTGGCTGAGGGAAAGGCGATTACGCGTGAATTTGTTTTTGTAGATTTTAAGCAAGCCTTTGAATTTATGACTTTAAGTGCGCAATACGCTGAACAAATTAATCATCATCCTGATTGGTCAAATTCTTGGAACAAGGTAACTGTTCAACTAAGCACCCATTCAGTCGCTGCTTTGACTACATTGGATGTTCAGTTGGCAAAAGCAATGGATGCTTTTGCCGATAAAGTAATGAATGCCAATTAG